The sequence below is a genomic window from Candidatus Hydrogenedentota bacterium.
AAAAAATTCGACATCGATCCCAACCGCGTCATCCGATGCCCCTACGCATGGACCGCGCCGGGCGACGGCATGTACGACCTGATGGCCCAACTCAGGCCGGGCGGCACAAATCCGCTGGATCTCGGCAAGGACACCCATCCGCCGCACGGCGGAATTGACACGCGGTTCAACGTGGGCAAGGGAAAAGCCGGCATGGAGCCGTGGACCGAAGCGCCGTTTGCCGTTGAACGGGGCCCCCGAACCATCAAGCGGACGCTGGCGTTTCCGGGCGACACGGCGGTATGGGTGGCCTCGCCGCTGGAAAAAATTTTCCGCGAGGACGTTCCGGAATCGAACGGCGCGTTCGATCCGATGATCCGCGTGGCGCTTGCGCGCAACGAGCGGGAATCGTTCCAAATCGTGGTGCGGCCGCCGAAGGATCGCGGCTTGCACGGCGTCACGTTCAGGACCGGCCGGTTGATCCATCGCGATGCGGGGCAATCGTTGGGGGAAAACGTTTTCCGCGTCATGAACGTGGGCTACGTGCCCATCCGCGTTCCGTCGCATTACGAAGGCCCCACGGGCGAATGGCCGGATCCCCTGATTCCCTTCGAGCCGTTCACCGCGCCCGCCGGACGCTGCTCGCCGGTGTGGTTCACGCTGTACGCGCCGCCCAACGCCGCCGCGGGCGTCTACACGGGGAGCATAGTCATGACCGGCATCGAAAACGGGGAGACCGTTTTTCCGGTTGAGGCGACCGTATACGATTTCGATCTGCCCGTGACACCGTCACTCAAGACCGATTTTGGATTTCGACCGGATCTTGCGCGCGAAGCGGCGGAACGGATGGGTTGCACGCTTGCGCCCGGCGATCTGGCCGCACGGTATGTCGCCAACGCCCTCGATCATCGCGTCACGCTGCGCGAAGCCGCCCAGTTCCCGCCCGCAAGCCCCGATTACACGTCGGACCTCGCGCGATTCGAACCGCGTTTCAAGGATCTGATCGTTCGCGGCGGCACGACGTTCTCGGTTCCGGCCAGTCTGCTGGAGGCGCCGACCGCCCTCGGAAGGGCCAACGCCTTCGTCGCGGGCCGAAATATCAACGATCGCGCGTTTTGCGCGATAGCCTCGGAACCGCCGCCCGACGAATGGCCCCAAGTAGCCGAGCGGGCCAAACAATGGCAGACAATCGCCCCGGCCATTCCGGCGATGATCACGGCCTTCGGGCTGGACGCCTATCTGCCCGATTTCGTGCCGATTTGGTGCGCGCACCTGCAATTGTTCGACACGCCCAACGGGCGGCCCCTGCTGGAACGCATCGGGCAGGGCCGGGAAACATGGTTTTACGTCAACCACCAACCGCCGCGGCCCTACGCCAACCTGTTCATGGACTTTGCCGGCATCGAGCATCGGATCCTGCCTTGGCAGGCATGGGCGCTGGGCGTTCGCGGAATGCACCACTGGTGCGTCAACCATGTCGAAAAGGGCCAAGACCCCTATGCCAATCCCGCCGATGTGACGCCCGTAAACGGCGACGGGTTGTTGTTGTACCCCGGCAAGGACGGTCCCGTTGATTCCATCCGCTGGGAACTGTTGCGCGACGGAATCGAAGACTACGATTACCTGACGATCCTGGCGGATTGCCTGCGCAAGGCCCGGCAGAAAGGGGCGCCGGCGCCGCTGATCGCACAGGCGGAAAGTGCGTTGAACCTCAAAACAATTGTGCCCAACTTGACGTCGTTTACACGCGATACCGGCCTCCTTGAATCGAAACGCGCCGAGATGGCCCGCGCGATCGTGGCGCTCGGAAAATACCGGTAAGGGCGCGCGCGCCTTAATTCTCTCCCAAGAAACGCGGCAAGGATGCCGCGTCTACGACGATAGAAGCGACCTCTTGCCGCTATTCCGTCGCCTCGTTCGATCGAGAGCGACATGCCCATGCGTGCAGACGGTCGTCTCACGTCATGCAAGATACCGGCCGGCGGGGACGCCGACCCTCCCGCGCCGCAACAAACCGGATGGGTCGTTGCTCAAGAGCGTGTACGGAAAATCCCTTGGGCACGGAACGTAGGACAGGCTGTCCAGCCTGTCCTACTGGAACCGGAAAATTTACAAGGATCGACAGACTGGACAGTCTGTTCTACGCCCTTTCCATACACGCTCTAAAGTTTTCTGGTTTTTCTGGACCTTGACAGGCGAAACCCGGCATGCTATTTTTTTATATTCTCTGACGGGCAACGAGGAGGGCATGCGACATGCTTCGGGCCGGATGGATACCGCGATTGTGGGTTGGATTGTGTCTGGCGGGCCTCGCCGCACATGTCGTGAAGCTTCCTCGCAAGTCTGTCGGAAAGAGTTTGTATTCTTGCCCAGAAGCACCGTACATTTCTTGTTATGCAGGTGTAACATCTGCGCCGCGCGCCACGGAAAGAGGATGCCGGACGATGGGCCTGTGTCGCGCGGAGAGAAAAGCGTGAAATTCTCCGAGTCCGGCTGCTATACTGCGGTTGTGTCTTACAGGGAGGGCGCACGTCCCCGCGCGCCGTTTCACGTCGCGTAAAAAAGCGGTCGGGAGGGCGCGCTCCCGGTTAGAGCAAGGCCTTGAATTGTTCCGGGGTGAGACCCGCGTCTTGGGCAATGGCGCCCATGGTGAACGAATTGATCGGATTATGGCGAGGGACGGTCAATCGCGTTACACCGTTGGACATCACCGTGTGTTTTCACTCGCGAACAACCCTGTACCCGGCCTTCCGCAATGCCCGAACCGCTTCCTCCCATCCCACCCCTGGTATCCGCGGCATGTCAGACCCTTACAATCTCTTCGCTGATCTTGAACTCGGTCTCTTCGAGTTGCTCCGCCTCGAGCCACTCTTGGATGGCGGCGCGAATGTTGGCAAGCGCCTCTTCCCGTGTTTCACCCTGCGAATGACAGCCTCGAAGGGAAGGACAACTGGCGGCCACGCCTTCCTCCGTTTCGATCAACGTGACTCTGAATTCCATGTTTCTCATGCTCCAAGTCGTTATCATCATTTTACATGAATGCCTTCTCCGTGGCAATGGCGGCGCGTCCTCGCGCGCCACGCGATAACGTATGAACCGTAAGTTCG
It includes:
- a CDS encoding type II toxin-antitoxin system HicB family antitoxin, whose translation is MEFRVTLIETEEGVAASCPSLRGCHSQGETREEALANIRAAIQEWLEAEQLEETEFKISEEIVRV
- a CDS encoding DUF4091 domain-containing protein → MFAGYGLRWTWALALGAIALSEPAAGPHSANTSGSPAPPGVFKGGAQQRAIAPLPPSREEPAAGATFQPPVPKPQSPPPSPQPPLPSPAEPLKAPVRADGPFLRLAVAPNAGAPITEFGLQAVKGNYAGENGLVQEGFGVASRYIPNRRLNEACEVVEAAGGMKGVRYTYDCDGPNIAGLHVTRIIEPQPGESSLRVQWRVENRGSETHWVAPWVRNPVVPGASFDTTDRIDLPTLDGVQRVERSGYYPASRNWAALTDPVESISVCGIFDANETHAFLAVWEPARKLAGFQTAFVPRLMKPGDSWETTYRLNIVRGMKHVDFATDELAAQVDYRPGMLELFISAVKPMADVHIHASVVAENGRRWKLPVKKFDIDPNRVIRCPYAWTAPGDGMYDLMAQLRPGGTNPLDLGKDTHPPHGGIDTRFNVGKGKAGMEPWTEAPFAVERGPRTIKRTLAFPGDTAVWVASPLEKIFREDVPESNGAFDPMIRVALARNERESFQIVVRPPKDRGLHGVTFRTGRLIHRDAGQSLGENVFRVMNVGYVPIRVPSHYEGPTGEWPDPLIPFEPFTAPAGRCSPVWFTLYAPPNAAAGVYTGSIVMTGIENGETVFPVEATVYDFDLPVTPSLKTDFGFRPDLAREAAERMGCTLAPGDLAARYVANALDHRVTLREAAQFPPASPDYTSDLARFEPRFKDLIVRGGTTFSVPASLLEAPTALGRANAFVAGRNINDRAFCAIASEPPPDEWPQVAERAKQWQTIAPAIPAMITAFGLDAYLPDFVPIWCAHLQLFDTPNGRPLLERIGQGRETWFYVNHQPPRPYANLFMDFAGIEHRILPWQAWALGVRGMHHWCVNHVEKGQDPYANPADVTPVNGDGLLLYPGKDGPVDSIRWELLRDGIEDYDYLTILADCLRKARQKGAPAPLIAQAESALNLKTIVPNLTSFTRDTGLLESKRAEMARAIVALGKYR